Proteins from one Hoplias malabaricus isolate fHopMal1 chromosome 2, fHopMal1.hap1, whole genome shotgun sequence genomic window:
- the kitb gene encoding KIT proto-oncogene, receptor tyrosine kinase b produces MGRAWIVFTVLLLFISATGWSKPVITPDAPHLVILKGGQLDLQCHDDIEADRGKVRWQREKGKRIEGDREEDGASIISLSSIQSQHMGLYTCENTQTGKNSSIYVYVKDLENAFVRPMVSGLLVKEGKDCTLPCLVTDPAVTDLSLHLCSGSPLPAGLTYTTDLQRGITIYNVSKAFEGCYVCTGLMGGVTVQSSQYNVDVRLVPDSVPVISLSTSDNVILIQDQEFKVICSTTNINHDFYVNWKSPPEAVALVAHNSNILPGSGGYKRTAILWISKVKTKDSGVYVCEAQNEKGPFKSVVHLEVYERGFINLTANEDTAVKVREGESLTLQVEMTSYPKPSSVSWSYNNQQLKNTSEHVITLLNKEYRYISELKLIRVHGSEGGIYTFSANHDYVSVNQSFFVHVICKPMIVSQEGPIDGQVRCVASGYPVPKISWYYCELPHTRCSQLLNATQEGEDVVIVTMSGSEFGRTEVESRLNISKGKYHTLECVATTHGEQAYTLFSISERTVPHKLFTPLLTGVVSASALLTLFLIVLLYKYMQKPKYEIHWKVIDSIHGNNYTYIDPTQLPYDPKWEFPRERLRFGKILGSGAFGKVVAATAYGLCSPDTVTTVAVKMLKPSAHSTEKEALMSELKVLSYLGNHMNIVNLLGACTVGGPTLVITEYCCYGDLLNFLRRKRDAFFSSKTGDGYYKNLLSQTQPSREGTENGYMPMRSYQKRSNQTEWSDDKDNLSLDTEDLLSFSYQVAKGMDFLTSKNCIHRDLAARNVLLTHGRVAKICDFGLARDITKDSSYVLRGNARLPVKWMAPESLFSCLYTFESDVWSYGILLWEIFSLGNSPYPGVPVGSMFYRMIQDGYRMNEPEFAPSEIYEVMRWCWSADPLKRPTFKKLVERTEMLLSETTKHVYLNLSGGNSSINAVDPPGLQRAQSQRLSSVSSTTAPTEPLLPPTNEVFLEHETC; encoded by the exons GCTGGTCCAAGCCAGTCATCACTCCTGATGCTCCTCACCTGGTAATTCTGAAGGGTGGGCAACTAGATCTGCAGTGTCATGATGATATTGAAGCAGACAGAGGTAAAGTGCGATGGCAGCGGGAGAAGGGCAAGAGAATTGAGGGAGACAGAGAAGAAGATGGGGCCTCCATCATCAGCCTCAGCTCCATCCAGTCACAACACATGGGCCTCTACACCTGTGAAAACACTCAAACTGGAAAGAACAGTTCCATCTATGTTTATGtgaaag ATTTAGAGAATGCATTTGTCCGCCCCATGGTGAGTGGTTTGTTGGTGAAAGAGGGGAAGGACTGCACACTGCCGTGTCTGGTGACTGACCCGGCTGTGACTGACCTGTCTCTGCACCTGTGCTCCGGTAGTCCCCTGCCTGCTGGACTCACCTACACCACTGACCTTCAAAGAGGAATCACCATCTACAATGTCTCAAAGGCATTTGAGGGATGTTACGTTTGCACAGGCCTCATGGGCGGAGTGACTGTGCAGTCGAGCCAGTACAATGTGGACGTACGACTAG ttccaGATTCAGTACCAGTCATCAGTCTGTCCACATCAGACAATGTGATACTGATTCAGGATCAGGAATTTAAGGTCATTTGCAGCACCACTAACATCAACCATGACTTTTATGTGAACTGGAAATCCCCTCCAGAAGCg GTGGCTCTGGTTGCACACAACTCTAACATCTTGCCTGGATCAGGAGGATACAAGCGCACAGCAATACTGTGGATTAGTAAAGTGAAGACTAAGGACTCAGGGGTATATGTCTGTGAGGCCCAAAATGAGAAGGGACCCTTTAAGTCGGTCGTTCACCTTGAGGTGTATG AGCGTGGCTTCATAAATTTAACAGCAAATGAGGATACAGCAGTCAAagtgagagagggtgagagtcTTACACTGCAAGTAGAAATGACCTCCTACCCCAAACCCAGCTCTGTCTCCTGGTCCTATAACAACCAGCAGCTCAAAAACACCTCAGAGCATGTCATCACTCTACTCAACAAGGAATACAG GTACATCAGCGAACTGAAGCTGATTCGTGTTCATGGCTCGGAAGGAGGGATCTACACTTTCTCAGCCAATCACGATTATGTGTCTGTCAACCAGTCCTTCTTTGTCCATGTCATCT GTAAACCCATGATTGTTTCTCAGGAAGGTCCCATTGATGGTCAGGTGAGGTGTGTGGCGTCAGGATATCCTGTCCCAAAGATCTCCTGGTATTACTGCGAACTTCCACACACACG GTGCTCACAGCTGCTGAACGCCACGCAAGAAGGGGAGGATGTTGTTATAGTGACCATGTCAGGGTCAGAGTTTGGTCGCACCGAGGTGGAGAGCCGCCTTAACATCAGCAAAGGAAAATaccacaccctggagtgtgTGGCAACAACACATGGGGAACAGGCTTACACATTATTCTCCATCAGTG AGCGGACAGTTCCTCATAAACTCTTCACCCCTCTACTGACGGGAGTTGTGTCAGCTTCTGCGTTGCTCACACTCTTTCTAATTGTGCTCCTCTACAAGTATATGCAG AAACCTAAGTATGAGATCCACTGGAAGGTGATTGACAGTATCCATGGCAATAACTACACATACATAGACCCCACTCAGCTGCCTTATGACCCAAAGTGGGAGTTCCCAAGAGAGAGACTGCGCTTTG gcaAAATCCTTGGCTCTGGGGCTTTTGGTAAAGTGGTGGCAGCTACTGCATATGGCCTTTGCTCTCCTGATACAGTCACCACTGTTGCAGTTAAGATGCTCAAAC cgaGCGCTCACTCCACTGAAAAAGAGGCTCTGATGTCAGAGCTGAAGGTTCTCAGTTACCTCGGCAACCACATGAATATCGTCAACTTGCTCGGTGCCTGTACGGTGGGAG GTCCTACTCTGGTGATCACTGAGTATTGCTGCTATGGTGACCTGCTGAACTTCCTGAGGAGGAAGAGAGATGCGTTTTTCAGCTCTAAAACAGGCGATGGATACTACAAAAACCTACTCAGTCAAACACAGCCTTCAAG GGAAGGCACAGAAAATGGCTACATGCCTATGAGGTCCTATCAAAAGAGATCAAATCAGACAG aatGGAGTGATGATAAAGACAACTTGTCATTAGATACAGAGGACCTCCTGAGCTTCTCCTACCAAGTGGCCAAAGGCATGGACTTTCTCACATCCAAAAAT TGTATTCATAGAGATCTGGCTGCCAGAAATGTTCTGCTGACTCATGGTCGGGTGGCAAAGATCTGCGACTTTGGTCTGGCTCGAGACATCACCAAAGACTCTAGTTATGTGTTAAGAGGAAAT GCTCGTCTGCCTGTGAAATGGATGGCACCTGAGAGTCTGTTTTCTTGTTTGTATACATTTGAAAGTGACGTCTGGTCCTACGGCATCTTACTGTGGGAGATCTTTTCTCTGG GTAACAGTCCATATCCTGGAGTTCCAGTTGGTTCCATGTTTTACAGGATGATACAAGATGGATACAGGATGAACGAGCCAGAATTTGCACCAAGTGAAAT ATATGAGGTAATGAGATGGTGCTGGAGCGCTGATCCCCTGAAGAGACCAACCTTCAAAAAACTAGTGGAGAGAACAGAAATGCTGCTTTCAGAAACCACCAAACAT GTTTACTTGAACCTCAGTGGTGGAAACAGCAGCATCAATGCAGTTGATCCTCCAGGCCTCCAGAGAGCGCAGTCCCAGCGGCTGAGTTCAGTGAGCAGCACCACGGCACCAACTGAgcctttactgccacctacaaACGAGGTCTTTCTGGAGCACGAAACCTGCTGA